The genomic DNA AGGTTCTGCTACGCAGTCCTAATGTGGAGTCGATTACGTCCGATAAAAGAGCATCAAATTGCTCCATGATTGAAAATATTCCGCCAAAAGGTGTGATTGAATCGAATTTTATTTGTACTTTAGCCATGTCTGCTGAAGATTGGTTTGATTTTTATTGCAACACGAAGTTAAGTGAATCTTCTGACATGACAAAGCACTGGGTAATACATTACTACTCAGTGCTTTAAATTATTCTTGTACAAAAGTGTTGCGGAAATTAGGTATATCAACAATTGAGGAAGCGTTATGCTTGTTTTGTTGTGACTCCACTCAAAATGCGGTGTTCCGGTTTCACGCTTCCATGTATTATCAGGTTCTTCCAAGAAACCTGGAAGGCGTAAAATAATCCACATTTATGAAGCAGTATTGGTCTTTTTTCAAATCGGGCAAGTTTGCTTTTCTTGCCTTGTTCTTCGTATCACTTACGGTAATATCTTGTGACAACGATGACGATAACAATGTTTCTCCCGATCCGCCTATTGAGAAAGGCGAAATTGAGCTTGCAGAAAATGCCCAAGCTCTCAACTATTTTGATTTTATCAATCCGAACGATGTGGAGATCTTAAATGCTGACACAACACAGATTCGTGTGAGCCAGGCATACCTGGATAAGATAAAGACAAAGGTAAACAAGAACGATGTGTTGTCTATATGGCGCAGCATTGACACGCCACCTTTCATTCGGAAGGTATCAAATGTATCGGCAAACGGAAAGGATGCTATTCTGACGACAACCCAAGGTACATTGGCAGACCTGATAGAGCATGGCGACTTCAAGCTGAGCACGGAATTGTATGTTAACTACGGCGAGAAAGGCTTGAAGAACCGTTATTCCAAAGACGGCGTTTATCATCCCAGCGTGGTTATCTTCAGCGGTACAGAAGACAATGGCAAAAAGTATGCAACAGCCGAAGAGCTGCTGGCCCAAGAAGCTACATGGCATATTTTCAACAAGGATGGAATAACCAATTATTCATACGAAGAAAAAGGCTTACGCATTGGACTGAAGGATGTACAGACCCACACAGCATTAGACCTTGAAATCGGCATCAACATTTCCTGGTTCAAATTACGTAACTTTGATTGCTACTTCACAGGTGAGTACAAACTGGATGGTCCTCTGTTCGTTGAATGGGATGTGAAGGATAAATCAAGCGGCGGTGAAGTCCCATTAGTCTATTATCCTCCTATTGTAGTTGTATTCCCGATAGCAGGTCCCATTCACATTTCGGTCATGGTTATACCCACTTTAACTATGGACTGTAATGCACATGCAAAAGGCACGATAGGCATAACTCTGCCCATGACTTTTGATTCTTCCTTTAAGCTGGGTCCTTCCTATGCAAGAGACAGAGGCTGGGTCTTTTATAAAGAATACAACCATTCGTTTAACTGCTATGTAGATCGAACCAACATCACTTACTCTGGTGAAGTGGCTGCAAGCCTGGGTGTATATTTCAAGACGGAAGTCAATATAGCCTATTGCGGAGGTCCTTTCGTTAAAGTAGGTCCTTCTGTTTCAACAGATCTGTCTGCAAGTGTAGTAACGGGTTCCGACTATCAGTTCAAGGTCAACACCAGCGGCAAGTTTAAGCTGGCCGGTAAGACAGGAGCCGAATTGCATATAGTGGGATATTCGTTAGGCAAGTGGGAAACGGAATATGTTTTAGCGGAGAAAGATGCCTGGAATAAAGAATTTATAGTAGATATGTGGCCTAAGTAGGGCTTTTAGCGGATAAACCTCAATCAGTCATTAGAACGAGAAAAGTAAAGCGACTGACTATTTTTATTCGTTCTAACGACCGAATTGGGTTAAAAGAGACAAAATGGGCGAGGAAGACCACTGAGCTTTCAGCCTATTTTGTGACTTTCACTTATAGTCTAAAACGATATAGCATTAATGAATTGTCTTCCTCGTCCATATTGGGTATGATATACGAATAATAATAGGGTGCCATATATCCCATTACTCTAAAATTCGTAGGAACGGATACATCTGCAATGAGCTTACCTTCTTTATAAATTTGCAGCCCATCTTTTTCTATATCCTTCTTTTTATACGATCTGAATAAAGATTGATTGCTGATTACGTGTGTTGAAAATAGTTTAGGATATCTTTTGTCCGCCTGACTACTCTAATGCTATCCACTTTCTATCCACCCTTATTTTTGTGACAGACTGTTGGCTGGATGCTCGTGGAAAATCGTTACTTTTGCAGCCGTTTTCAGGCAGGATAGGTTCATGTAATTGGGATAAAGTGGCATTAGCCGTAGGAATTCCTGCATCAGAAAGTGATTATTATCAACATAAACCTAATTTCCGCAACACTTTTGTATAAGAATAATTTAAAGCAGTGAGTAGTAATATATTACTCAGTGCTTTGTCATGTTCGAAGATTTACTTAACTTCGTGTTGCGTAAAAATCAAACCAATCTTCAGCAGACATGGCTAAAGTACAAATAAAATTCGATTCAATCACACCTTTTGGCGGAATATTTTCAATCATGGAGCAATTTGATGCTCTTTTATCGGACGTAATCGACTCCACATTAGGACTGCGTAGCAGAACCTATGGTTACCAATACAGTGAAATCATCCGTTCTCTCATGTGCGTATTCTTCTGTGGCGGCTCGTGCATTGAAGACATATCCACTCATCTCATGCCCCATCTTTCCCTGCATCCCAAACTTAAAACCTGCAGCGCAGACACGATTCTTCGCGCCATAAAAGAACTGACTACAGACAACATAACGTATTCATCTCCAGACTCAGGTAAATCATATGACTTCAATACAGCTGACACAATGACCGAATTGTTGGTCAAGTCTCTCATTGCTACCGGAGAATTATGTCAGGAGCAGGGTTACGATCTGGATTTTGACCACCAGTTCATTGAAACGGAGAAGTATGATGCCAAACGTACATACAAGAAGTTCACAGGATACAGCCCGGGAGTGGCCGTTATAGGTGACCATATTGTCGGCATTGAAAATCGGGATGGCAACACGAATGTCCGGTTCTGTCAGCAGTGTACATTGGAAAGAATCTTCACCAGGCTGGAATGGAACGGCATTCATATAAATAGAGCCCGTATGGATTGTGGGTCGTGCTCCGAAGAGATTGTAGATACCGTCAAGGCCCATTGCAAGTACTTCTATATCAGAGCCAACAGATGCTCCGCTTTTTATGAAGACATGTTCGCTCTCAGGGGATGGAAAGCTGAGGAAATCAACGGGATCAGGTTTGAGTTGAACTCGATTGTCGTAGAAAAATGGAAGGGGAAACCATACCGTCTTGTCATCCAAAGACAAAGAAGAGCAGATGACATACGGGAGCTATGGGAAGGAGAATATACCTACCGGTGTATCCTTACCAATGATTTCGAATCCGATATAAGGGATGTCGTAGAGTTCTATAACCTGCGCGGTGGGAAGGAAAGAATCCTCGATGACATGAACAACGGGTTTGGATGGAAACATTTGCCAAAGTCATTCATGGCAGAAAATGCAGTATACCTGCTGATGACTGCATTGATAAGGAACTTCTACAAAACGATCATCCGAAAATTAAACGTTAAGGATTTTGGCCTATCCATATCGAGTCGTATTAAGACTTTCGTTTTCAAATACATCTCGGTTGCCGCAAAGTGGATTAGGACTTCAAGGACGTACGTGCTAAACATCTATACCGAGAATCCAGCGTATAAAATAGCCTTTCAACAGGATTTTGGCTAATCCTTATTCTAATGGTGGGTAATGCGTATTGCCTCAAGTCGCTTCATGGGGTAAGGGGAAGTTATGCAAAAGAGTGGACCTTTGGCACCTTCGTTTCACTAAAACACAATGTAAAGATAATAAACTCACTAAAAAATGCATGGCAATCTCTGATTTCATTCGCTTGCGGAAATTAGGTTTACCATTCCAGACGTTCCTTCACATTGTTCATCGCCTCTTTCAGGCTGCTGTTCATGACCCGCGCATAATGCTGCGTCATGCGTGTGGAGGCATGTCCGAGCATGACGGACACGTCCTGCAAGGGTACATTGTTGGCGAGCGTGACGGTGGTCCCGAAAGTGTGCCTGGCCACATGCGTGGTCAGATTTTTCTTTATGCCGCAGAAATCGGCGATTTCCTTGAGGTAGCTGTTCATTTTCTGGTTGCACATGACAGGCAGGCAGCATCCTTTCTTTACGCAGATCGGATGTTCCCTGTATTTCTCCAATATGGCCAGTGGAACGGGCAGCAGCGGGATGTTGCTGATGGAAGACGCTTTTCTGCGGTGTTCCAACTTGACCCTTCCCTTCCTTATCCACCAGTCACCGAGATTGTCCTGTACCAGGTTTTCACCACTCAGAGTGGCGACATCGGAGAACGCCAGACCGGTGAAGCACGCGAAGACAAATATGTCCCTGACCAGCTCGAGCCGTGGGATGGTGAATTTCTTTTTCATGACGGCCTGCAACTCGTCGTAGGTCAGGAATACCGGATCGGTCTCGTCCTGTTCCATCTTGTAACCGTAAAAGGGATTCTTACGCATCCATTCCTTTGCCAATGCCATGTTGGTGAATTTCTTGAAACATTTCATGTAGCGGACTATCGTGTTACGGCACAGTCCCCCCTCCGTTTTCAGGTAAATGTCAAACGCGCGGATGAACTCCGGTGTCAGCTCATGGAAGGTGATATCCTCCTTGCCGTAATAAGAGGGGATAAGCCGCTGCAATTTCTTCACCACGTTCTTGTACCGGTTGATCGTAACGGGAGAGTAGTCTATGCCTGTCAGTGTTTCCATTTCCTTGATGCCATCCTGCATGGTACCGAGCAATGTACGCATTTCGGTGTCTTTCCCGAAAACACGTTTCAGGATCAGTTTCGGGGTAATCAGGGCCTGTTCCAATACCAGTTCCTTGTGTTTCTCGAGGGCACGTGCGTGTAACTCCGCAATATAGGTATTCAATGCGATGGATGCCCTGTCCCTGCCCTTGCTGCATCCTTTGGCCGCATTCCATAAGTTCAGAGGCACGCTTCTTTGGATACGGGCATCGTCGTAGCTCCCGTTGATGGTTATCCGCATCAGTACGGGGGCCTCACCGTTTTTCAACAATTTCGTTTTGAGCACGAAAAAAAGAATGTTCATTGTTCCTTGTTTCATCACTTTTGTTTTTTTAGAGGTGTTACATCCAATTGTTTCGTCAAAACCGGATGGCATGAGGACGTGAAACGAAATGTTAAATTCGGTGGCTTTTTTGAGGGACTTGTGGAATAGCCATAAAAATCCCATTTTTATCAGGTTCGAATTGCCTTTTGTATCCCGGGTTCGATTCCTTTTTTTATCCCGATGGGAAATACCGAATTTTTAAATTTATTTCACATTTTCAACTCCATCCGGTCATGTGTGCAAAATTACTTTTTCACACCGGAGATTGAAATTGTCAAACAGTTGAAAAACAATGAAGTATGATACATATTTATGGCTTTTTCAAAAGCCTTAAAAAAAGCCACTGAACTGGCAAAATCCAACTTCACAAATATGTAATGAAATGCGTAGCGAGGGTAAAAAAAGAACCCTTGAACTATCTCTAATTCAAGGGTTTTCTAAAATTGAAAAGCTTTTTGGTGGTGCCACCAGGAATCGAACCGGGGACACAAGGATTTTCAGTCCTTTGCTCTACCAACTGAGCTATGGCACCCTTGTTTTGTTTAACGGGTGCAAAGATATGAATCTTTTTTGAGTCTTGCAATAGGCAGAGCTACTTTTTACTGATTTTTATTCTTCCAAAGAATTCCAGCCTTGTGCTTTTAGTTCGACTTCGCCTCCATCACGACCTACCAAGTAGTTACCGAGATCGGGTTTTGTAATATGACCGATTACTTTAACACCTTTCATTTCAGATACTTTATCATGATCAGTGAGAGGAACAGTGAAAAGTAATTCATAGTCTTCACCACCATTTAAAGCTGCAGTTACCAAATTCATATTAAATTGTTCAGCCATTGCAGCCGTTTGATAATCGATAGGAATTCTATCTTCATATACGCGACATCCGACATTACTTTCTTTTGAAATATGCAAAAGTTCGGAAGACAGACCGTCTGATATGTCCATCATTGCTGTAGGGATAATCCCCGCATGACGAAGCATCTCTATAATATCTTTACGAGCTTCCGGCTTCAATTGACGTTCCAACAGATATTCTTTGCCTGTAAAATCCGGTGTGAAATCTTTTTCACCTTTAAATATCCTTTTTTCGCGTTCTAATAATTGCAATCCCATATAAGCAGCTCCTAAATCCCCGGAAACACATATCAAATCCGTTTCTTGGGCTCCACTGCGAAGAACAACTTTGTCTCTTTCTCCTTCCCCAATACAAGTGATACTGATGCAAAGCCCTGTTAAAGAAGCAGAAGTGTCTCCTCCGACAATATCGACTCCATATACATCACAGGCCAACTTTAGCCCAGCATAAAAATCTTCTACATCCTCAACAGAAAAACGTTTGGAAATACCAAGTGATACAGTGATCTGCTTAGGCTGGCCGTTCATGGCATAAATATCGGAGAAATTTACAACAGCCGATTTATATCCGAGATGTTTTAAAGGTACATAAGTCAAGTCGAAATGAATACCTTCCAATAATAGATCGGTGGTGACAAGCACTTGTCTATCCTCATAGGAGAGGATTGCCGCATCATCGCCTACGCCCTTTATCGTACTATTATTCTTTATTTCAATCCTGTCAGTTAGGTGGCGAATCAAACCGAATTCGCCTAATGTTGATATTTCTGTCCTGTTACTCATATTTGTTTTGTAATATATTATTTTTGGGAAATGTGATAATATGTTTTTTTATTGTCTCATTAAAACTCTGCTCATTGTAAAACCTGATTACAATCGGTAGATAATATAAATATTTCTTCCAACTTTCCGGAACAAGAGGACTGTTTTTTAAACGTGCTGCATCTTTTTCTGTTACTAAAATCAATTTTCCAGGTGAAGTCATCTTTTCGAATATCACATCCAATTTCTTGAAATCTGACTTGCTAAACGTATGATGATCAGGAAAAACGACCGGCAACACTTTATTTGAATACTTTTCTGCCTCACGAATAAATGGAGTGGGAACTGCAATACCTGATATCAACAATATATCATCTTCTTTTCCAATATTTTTATGGTTTAAGAAACGAGCTTCCGAGGGGAATACAGGTTTGACTTCTCCATAAACGATGCTGGTAAAAAAAAGTAACTGGTGAGCCCGCAACTTCATATTTTCTTCAATAATACGAAAATCGATCGGCTTCATATCTTCGTCGCATTTAGTAACAACCACGATATCTGTTCGGTTTATATTACTTATCGGTTCTCTCAGGTGTCCGGTAGGCATTAGTTTATCATTATAAAATAAACGATGGTAGTCACTCAACACGATCGAAAGGGAAGGGTGCACATATCTATGTTGATATGCATCATCTAACAGAATTACTTCAGGTCTGTCTTTTTCAGGGAGGGATAAAAGATTTTGAATCCCCCGGCGGCGATTAGCGTCGACAGCGACAAGTATATCCGGAAATTTATTTTTCATTTGAAAAGGTTCATCTCCGATCTCCAAACTGGAACTTTCAGAATCAGCAAGAATAAACCCCGATGTTTTTCTTTTGTACCCTCGGCTTAATACTGCAATGCGATATTTATCTTTCAGTAAACGTATGATATATTCTGTATGGGGAGTTTTACCCGTTCCTCCTACAGATAAGTTTCCTATGCAGATCACAGGAATAGAATATTGTTCGGAATGTAAAATACCCCAATCAAAAAGTCGATTTCGCAACCATATCCCAATTCCATATAAAAAGGAAAGGGGAGCCAGGTAGGAATTAAGTTTTATTTTGTCATTTTTTTGCATGTAACTTCTTATCTGCTGACAAATATAGTTAACTTATCGGTGGCTGTCTGTTTTTTATTTGTTTATTTCAAAAAGAAGATACAATTTGAATCTCTTTGAAAGATAAGTTTGCGTTTATTCTGAAATATTTTCAGGGAGTTTGTGACTATACACATTTATTGTAGAATTAAGTCAATATCCGGATAAGATATCCGTCGTATCTTTGTTGTCTTCTTGATAATCTCTTGTAAATTATATACTTTTGCATTGTCCCAATTAACATGCTATGCCATGAATGTCAAAATAGAAGAAAGCTGGCGAAAACGCCTTCAGGAAGAATTTGATAAACCATACTTTGAGCAGTTGGTCACATTTGTCAAGAACGAATACAGAAGCGCCCATGTGCTTCCTCCCGGACACCAGATCTTCCATATTTTTAATGCCTGTCCATTCGAGAAAGTGAAGGTTGTTATACTTGGACAAGACCCTTATCCCAATCCGGGGCAATACTACGGAGTCTGCTTCTCCGTCCCGCAAGGAGTTCCCATTCCTGGATCACTGGCCAACATATTCAAAGAAATACACCAAGACTTAGGCAAACCGATCCCCACATCCGGCAATCTGGACCGTTGGGTAGAGCAAGGCGTGTTTCCTATGAACTCGGTCCTGACTGTACGGGCTCACGAAACCGGCTCACATCGGAATATGGGATGGGAAACTTTTACAGATGCAGTGATAAAGAAATTGAGCGATGGACGTGAGAATCTGGTATTCATGCTGTGGGGAAGTTATGCAAAAGAGAAGATCGCCCTTATCGACACCCATAAACACTTGGTGCTGACAACCGTGCATCCGTCTCCACGCTCTGCTGACCATGGTTTCTTCGGCTGTAAACACTTCAGCAAGGCGAATACTTTCCTCCAAAGCAAAGGTATTCAAAAGATTGACTGGTAAGAAGTACGAGTTCCGGACATCCGGGTGTAGCCATTCCGGACATCCGGGTGTGGAGAGCGGTAACATCCGGGTGTAGAAAGGCGGAAGATGGGCATGTTACCAAACTTTTCTGCTTGCTTTTCGTTCTTTTCCTACTTGTTTTAGTAAAAAAGGACCTTTATGTTGAGGGAACTATCTCCACACAGATGTATATCGGCACGGTTCCCTGCGTTTTTGTAAACAATACCGGCTACCCGTTTCAACGGCAGGTAGTGATACAAGTGTGATACAGGAATCCGGTATGTATCACTCCTTGCACACCATGTTTGTCAATGCTTGCAAAACAAAGTGTGATAGAGTGATAGAGAAACTGGATTATTGTGCAAGAGAGAACCGCAAACTGATACCGTAGTTTGAGTTTGAAGTCGGATAAGATGCACTCGATATCAACGGTTCATTGATCTGAATATCATAGAATGCACGGACCGTCAACGCACGGCTCAAACCGTAATCAGCCGAGAAGGAGATTGTCTTTGCGATGTTACCGCTAGTAGCCTGCGTCAGTTGAGTGTCGATTTTACGAATCAACGACTGCATCTTGTTGAACGAGAAATCGAGGCGAACGGTGAGGTCATTGCTGAAATCACGCGTTTTCTTCATCTTCAAAACCTTGTTGAACTCGGCATATTTGTAACCCAAACCGATCGTCACTTTCTTGGAAAGTGCTTCGACCAATTGGTAGGATGTCGTGTTCAGGCTTAAATTGCGGGTAGTCGAATAGTCCGCCCGAACCGTCACGTTATTCAACAGCGTCGCATCTGCACCCAACAAAGGACTAAACGCTTCGGTAAGGCTGACAGACGAAATCGAATAAGGAGACGATGGTGTCGGGTTATCGTTCAGAATCGACTGGATATATCCCAGTCCGTCCTGCCCGGCATCCACCCAATTCAAGAAGGATGTGAAAGCACCTACCGAATAAGAACAACGGTACTGGTGACTCAACGTCAAGCTCTTGAAATATTTCTTGACAGCCGGAATCTTGATCAAGCCGTCGTAAGTAACGCGCCAGTTAGGCAACATGCTCTTCAACGAAGGGAAAGCCGTCAAGCCTACCTTCTTCGGGTCCTTACCGGTATAAGCGGCCAGAAATGCAGGAATCAGGACATCCGCCGAATTCCGGTTGACACCGTTCACATTACCTGTTCCCGGATTATAAGGCATTCCTCCCAAGCCTTTATCATGGATAAAGCCCACATCCGGATATTTCAAGCCGGAATACTTGCTTTCGATACGTTGGGCAATGATCTCGCGGTTTGCCAACAACTTGTCAAAGGCTTTCGAAGAATAGTTATTCATAGCATTGCCACTGCCTCCGAATGCGCTTCCCAGCGCGATTGTCGTCATGGTAAAGTTTCCCCCCATAATCTCCGGCATACCTTCATACATAAATTGTATTTCCGTATTACGCGTATCGTTGCGAAGAGCCGTCAAGTCGATCTTCAATCCAGTGATCGGTTCGAGGTTCGCCCGTATATTCAGATTTTTCGTACTGGTCATGACTGCGGCATTCACGTCTCTCTCGGTATCCGTAATCAACCAGCCTTTTTCATATGCCTCGTCTATATAGCTACGACGCACGTCACCGAACGCAAAACCGATCCCCGGGGAAAGTCCGAATGAAGAACGTCCCTGGCCAAAGATATCACCGATCTCCGGACGGAAACCGGGCAGCATCATACCGGCAGAGTTCGTAAACTGAATATTGAAACGGCGCACCATCATCAAAAAGCGGGCACTATGTTCAACCGCCTTGTAAAGAAAATCCTCAGTAGGGGCCGGTCCCGGTATGATCGTCAACTTCAAGCGCACCGTGTCTTGGTTCAAAATCTTAACCTGTGCGAAGTTGATCGGCTTGAACTTGACTTTGTAGACACGCCCGTCCGTTCTTCTGGCCGTGATTTGCACCTTTTTCGTAAACATTCCATGCTCGACAACCGTAGCGCTGTCCGGACTCAAGACAATTTCTTTTTCCAATTTCGGCTTTTTCTTCTTCTCCGTTTTTTTAGCCGTAGTCCGGGTATTGTTAAACTTCTGGTTGATCTTCTTCAAATATTTGTTTTTGTTGTAGAGAGATAACAGGTTCAAGTTCGCCTGCAAATCGAACTGACGCTGGTTCTTGATCGTATTACCCATCTCGATATCTTCGCTTACCGTCGCTCCACGATCCCAGTTGTAAGTAGCATTGTAGCTCAAAGAAGCATTGGTCCAATCCAGAACCGGGATCAGCTGCAACGGCAACTGCCAGGTCGCCATAAACTGCTGGTCATACTTCATCGGGGTTCCCAGGTCAGCGATGCTCTTCTTCACGGAATCTTTCCATAACTGGTAACCGTCCGGGTTCAGTTCCTTATTCACCTGCACATACGGTTCTTCGATACGGGCATTCGTACCGGAACTGAACGTTATGTTCAGGTTATTCGTAAAAGCCCAGTTCAAACTGAAAGCACGGTCCCAATAGAAGTTCTGGCTGAATGTCACTGGTATATCGTTGGGGACACCTGTTGCCGCTCCTGTCAGGTCGCGTAATTTTATTTCGTAATAATTCCGCATCATGGCCGTCTGGAAGTTGATAGACGGGGCCACATTAAACGCCAGTTGTTTGGCATAGCGCGTATAGCCGTTGTTTTTCTTCAATAACTTATCGAATGGCTTGATCGGCTTGACATAAGGCACATAGCTATAGGCAAAATTAGCACGATAGTCTTTCGTCGTTTCATATTCCGTTTCCGGATTTTTCTTATCATTAATACTGTACGAATATCCGAGTGTAAAGTTTGCCGGATCATAAGGCATCGGATTCTTACTCTTGATATTCACACGCACATTATTAAACGAAACACTCTTGATAACCGTCCTATCTTGAGAATAATCACGGATCGAATCCTTCTCAGCCTTTGTTTCCGCCTTATCGATAGCATCCTTCAGTTTGACATCCTGATCCAGCGGATTGTATTTCGGATCATATGTTTCTTTCGAATAGGCATAATAGAACGGGATGCTGACTTGCGCCTTTTCCGGGAACAGCTTACCCAATTCGATAGAGGTCGCCACGTTATACTGTTTGAAGTCCTCCATCCGGCGTTCATTCAAAGACTGGTCAAGAGCACCAAAGCCGGCCGTTTCGATACGTCCGCCCACATTCACCGTTCCCAAGTCGGAAAGCGCAACATTCAAATTCGCATTAGCAGCCCACCCACCTTCTTCATTGAAGTCGGTCAGGCGCAATTCGTTCACCCAAACTTCCCCGCTCTTCAACTTATTACGCACGTTACGCACACCGATCATGACTGTCTTCACTTCGGAAAGACTCGGATTGCCTTTGACACGGATCGTATTGCCATCGTTGTCCGGATCCCTACCAGAATAGACAGTCTGGAAAGACACTCCATTCGTACCGGACCGTTTTTCCCGGTTACGCTCCAGTTTTAGGTCCGTCAAAATCTCCAAACGGAAATTCAACATGTTTTCTGCCGGCCAAACGATTTTCTGGTGTTCCGAATTGTTATAGTTATACTCCCCGTGCGGAGTCAATTTCAACGGTACTTCATATTCGTAATAGTTATTCTTATAGTCCGATCCCAGGCGGATAAAAACAGCGAGATCGCCATCTGCAAGATCGTTTACATCCAATTTCGGAGCCTCGGCATGTGTAAACAGTTGCAAGCGCTTATACTGCCGCAAATCATAATTCGTATTCTTATACACGGCACGTGCATCTTGAGCGGCAAGGTCCGTTATCTTTAAAGAAAGCGCCTGTTCGTTCTCCTGACGGATCTGAGGCTGGCTTGGATCCAGTACACGGCTGACGCCCGGGGGCAATGTATAGCTGACCGGATCCCTGTCACTGTTTTCCTCGATATTGACAGTCGAGACTTCCAATTTACCCTTCACTGCGGGCGGCATCTTCGGATCGGACAAATCCTGCTCGTAGGATCGCCATTCTCCGCGTACCAATTGCAGAGTACCGAAGCGCAACACGACCGATTCCTTAAATCCTGTCATATACATACGCATGAAACGAATCGTCTTGAAATCATTGATTGCCCCCACACGACGCTGGTATTGTTTTACCGGAATCTTAAATTGATACCAGGTAACGGATTCTGTCGTACCATCCGCCAATCTTACTGATGAAGTACGTTTATCCGCAATGAAGTTTTCACCGACAACCGTATCCTGCGGAGTTATCCTGACTTTGTATTCGAAATATTTTTCATTTTTATTCAGAGTATTGTCCTGATTGATGTCTTCTACATCAGGCACGGTCTTGGAAGAAGTGCTGTAGCGCTCGCCCGAATCGTTGATATCTTTCGAGTTTCCTTCCGTTCCATTATAGCGTTTGTAACGTGTTAAGATATCCACCTCCTGAGAATCATAGTCCGAACCACGAAAATAGTGGAACTTGTCACCGGCCGGATCAAAGAAAGGGGACAGCTGTAACGGATCGTTCTCCATCTCGGTTAGGGTTACCGCATTCAATTTCTGGCGTAATTTATTCAGATAATCCTGGTAAGCCGGATATTCCTTTTCTTCATCCGAGGATAAACCGTTCAGGCCGACATCCTGCAACAGACGTGCACCTGCCGTATTGTCGAAGGCATAAACTGTACTCTGCTGTTTTGGAACCTTACCCCAAACAGTATAATCGACCTT from Parabacteroides merdae ATCC 43184 includes the following:
- a CDS encoding site-specific integrase, encoding MKQGTMNILFFVLKTKLLKNGEAPVLMRITINGSYDDARIQRSVPLNLWNAAKGCSKGRDRASIALNTYIAELHARALEKHKELVLEQALITPKLILKRVFGKDTEMRTLLGTMQDGIKEMETLTGIDYSPVTINRYKNVVKKLQRLIPSYYGKEDITFHELTPEFIRAFDIYLKTEGGLCRNTIVRYMKCFKKFTNMALAKEWMRKNPFYGYKMEQDETDPVFLTYDELQAVMKKKFTIPRLELVRDIFVFACFTGLAFSDVATLSGENLVQDNLGDWWIRKGRVKLEHRRKASSISNIPLLPVPLAILEKYREHPICVKKGCCLPVMCNQKMNSYLKEIADFCGIKKNLTTHVARHTFGTTVTLANNVPLQDVSVMLGHASTRMTQHYARVMNSSLKEAMNNVKERLEW
- the ung gene encoding uracil-DNA glycosylase produces the protein MNVKIEESWRKRLQEEFDKPYFEQLVTFVKNEYRSAHVLPPGHQIFHIFNACPFEKVKVVILGQDPYPNPGQYYGVCFSVPQGVPIPGSLANIFKEIHQDLGKPIPTSGNLDRWVEQGVFPMNSVLTVRAHETGSHRNMGWETFTDAVIKKLSDGRENLVFMLWGSYAKEKIALIDTHKHLVLTTVHPSPRSADHGFFGCKHFSKANTFLQSKGIQKIDW
- a CDS encoding IS1380-like element ISBvu1 family transposase; this encodes MAKVQIKFDSITPFGGIFSIMEQFDALLSDVIDSTLGLRSRTYGYQYSEIIRSLMCVFFCGGSCIEDISTHLMPHLSLHPKLKTCSADTILRAIKELTTDNITYSSPDSGKSYDFNTADTMTELLVKSLIATGELCQEQGYDLDFDHQFIETEKYDAKRTYKKFTGYSPGVAVIGDHIVGIENRDGNTNVRFCQQCTLERIFTRLEWNGIHINRARMDCGSCSEEIVDTVKAHCKYFYIRANRCSAFYEDMFALRGWKAEEINGIRFELNSIVVEKWKGKPYRLVIQRQRRADDIRELWEGEYTYRCILTNDFESDIRDVVEFYNLRGGKERILDDMNNGFGWKHLPKSFMAENAVYLLMTALIRNFYKTIIRKLNVKDFGLSISSRIKTFVFKYISVAAKWIRTSRTYVLNIYTENPAYKIAFQQDFG
- the lpxK gene encoding tetraacyldisaccharide 4'-kinase: MQKNDKIKLNSYLAPLSFLYGIGIWLRNRLFDWGILHSEQYSIPVICIGNLSVGGTGKTPHTEYIIRLLKDKYRIAVLSRGYKRKTSGFILADSESSSLEIGDEPFQMKNKFPDILVAVDANRRRGIQNLLSLPEKDRPEVILLDDAYQHRYVHPSLSIVLSDYHRLFYNDKLMPTGHLREPISNINRTDIVVVTKCDEDMKPIDFRIIEENMKLRAHQLLFFTSIVYGEVKPVFPSEARFLNHKNIGKEDDILLISGIAVPTPFIREAEKYSNKVLPVVFPDHHTFSKSDFKKLDVIFEKMTSPGKLILVTEKDAARLKNSPLVPESWKKYLYYLPIVIRFYNEQSFNETIKKHIITFPKNNILQNKYE
- the thiL gene encoding thiamine-phosphate kinase; this encodes MSNRTEISTLGEFGLIRHLTDRIEIKNNSTIKGVGDDAAILSYEDRQVLVTTDLLLEGIHFDLTYVPLKHLGYKSAVVNFSDIYAMNGQPKQITVSLGISKRFSVEDVEDFYAGLKLACDVYGVDIVGGDTSASLTGLCISITCIGEGERDKVVLRSGAQETDLICVSGDLGAAYMGLQLLEREKRIFKGEKDFTPDFTGKEYLLERQLKPEARKDIIEMLRHAGIIPTAMMDISDGLSSELLHISKESNVGCRVYEDRIPIDYQTAAMAEQFNMNLVTAALNGGEDYELLFTVPLTDHDKVSEMKGVKVIGHITKPDLGNYLVGRDGGEVELKAQGWNSLEE